Proteins from a single region of Mucilaginibacter daejeonensis:
- the dcm gene encoding DNA (cytosine-5-)-methyltransferase, which produces MAKKIEVVELFAGVGGFRLGLEGWQGMSALSGYQAPIASDYQVIWSDQWEPSTKSQDASKVYEARFGSEGHHNVDIAQVPADAIPDHDMLVGGFPCQDYSVARTLSRSGGLQGKKGVLWWEIHRILKAKLDKGSPVSYVFLENVDRLLKTPVQQRGRDFAIILASLSDLGYAVEWRVINAADHGMPQRRRRTFILAYHRNSPIYKQVTAGVGSEEVIMKDGVFAKAFPATDLTFKSKTFHIDGDLADISERFSATSGGLSPFENAGIMIGRQVTTKKVMAQYEGFRTTLGDLLMDEASVPASYYIDATSLDKWAYLKGAKNEERVNKASGFAYQYNEGGMIFPDPLDRPSRTIITGEGGASPSRFKHVVSQNGKLRRLTPIELERCNMFPDDHTRGVSDIKRAFFMGNALVVGVIEKVGREIAERLNDHQ; this is translated from the coding sequence ATGGCTAAAAAGATCGAGGTAGTTGAGTTATTTGCGGGCGTTGGTGGCTTTAGGCTGGGGTTGGAGGGCTGGCAGGGCATGTCGGCGCTGAGCGGCTACCAGGCCCCCATCGCAAGCGACTACCAGGTGATCTGGAGCGATCAGTGGGAGCCTTCCACCAAAAGCCAGGACGCTTCGAAAGTATATGAGGCGCGTTTTGGCTCGGAGGGGCACCACAATGTTGATATCGCCCAGGTACCGGCCGATGCCATCCCTGATCATGATATGCTGGTAGGCGGCTTTCCATGCCAGGATTACTCCGTGGCCCGTACGCTGAGTCGGTCGGGCGGTTTGCAGGGCAAAAAGGGAGTACTTTGGTGGGAGATACATCGCATCTTAAAGGCCAAGCTCGATAAAGGGAGTCCGGTGAGCTACGTTTTTTTAGAGAACGTTGACCGCCTTTTAAAAACGCCCGTTCAGCAGCGCGGACGCGATTTTGCCATCATACTGGCCTCGCTTTCCGATCTGGGCTATGCTGTGGAGTGGCGGGTGATCAACGCTGCCGACCATGGCATGCCGCAACGCAGGCGCCGCACGTTCATTTTGGCCTATCACAGGAATTCACCCATATATAAGCAGGTCACTGCCGGCGTAGGCTCCGAAGAAGTGATCATGAAAGATGGTGTATTCGCGAAAGCCTTCCCGGCTACCGATCTTACCTTTAAAAGTAAGACCTTCCACATCGATGGGGACCTGGCTGACATATCCGAACGGTTCAGCGCCACGTCGGGTGGCCTGTCGCCGTTCGAGAACGCGGGTATCATGATCGGCCGCCAGGTGACCACCAAGAAAGTGATGGCGCAGTATGAAGGCTTCCGCACCACCTTAGGCGATCTGCTTATGGATGAGGCATCGGTGCCAGCCAGTTACTACATCGATGCAACGAGCCTTGATAAATGGGCGTACCTTAAAGGAGCCAAGAACGAGGAACGTGTGAACAAGGCGTCGGGCTTTGCCTACCAATATAACGAAGGCGGCATGATATTCCCCGATCCGCTTGATCGGCCATCGCGCACTATCATCACCGGAGAGGGTGGGGCATCGCCGTCACGTTTCAAGCACGTGGTATCGCAAAACGGTAAATTACGGCGTTTGACCCCAATAGAGCTTGAACGCTGCAACATGTTCCCTGACGATCATACCCGTGGAGTATCTGACATCAAGCGTGCCTTCTTTATGGGTAATGCCTTGGTGGTGGGAGTGATCGAAAAGGTGGGCCGCGAGATCGCGGAGCGCCTGAATGATCACCAGTAA
- a CDS encoding polyphosphate kinase 2 family protein, with the protein MQNITNNFKIKSNKKVSLKDIDTSYTGDYKKEEAEDLLADIIEKTEELQNVLYADGSRSLLIIFQAMDAAGKDGAIKHTLSGVNPQGCQVFSFKQPSAEEQKHDYLWRHSKALPEGGRIGVHNRSHYENVLVTRVHPEYILKENLPGISSVKDIDKKFWKDRFESIRHFEKHLVQNGTVIIKFFLHISKKEQKERFLKRINDPSKNWKFSAADIKEREHWDDYMEAYEEAISETATDEAPWYIIPADKKWFTRVAISSIIIDTLKSLDLKYPVLPDEEASKLQEAKAQLEAE; encoded by the coding sequence ATGCAAAATATAACTAACAATTTTAAAATTAAAAGCAATAAAAAGGTATCGTTAAAAGATATTGACACCTCATATACCGGCGACTATAAAAAAGAAGAAGCCGAAGATCTGTTGGCCGATATTATCGAGAAGACCGAGGAACTACAGAACGTATTGTATGCCGATGGTAGCCGTAGCTTGCTCATCATCTTCCAGGCCATGGATGCTGCCGGTAAGGATGGCGCGATAAAGCATACTTTATCAGGCGTTAATCCGCAGGGGTGCCAGGTGTTCAGCTTTAAACAACCAAGCGCCGAGGAGCAAAAACACGACTATTTATGGCGCCACAGCAAGGCGCTGCCTGAGGGCGGCCGCATAGGCGTGCATAACCGTTCGCACTATGAGAACGTGCTGGTGACCCGGGTACATCCGGAGTACATTTTAAAGGAGAATTTGCCCGGCATCAGCTCTGTAAAGGACATCGATAAAAAGTTTTGGAAAGACCGTTTTGAGAGCATTCGCCATTTTGAGAAACACCTGGTGCAGAACGGTACGGTGATCATCAAGTTCTTTTTGCACATTTCCAAAAAAGAACAGAAAGAACGTTTCCTGAAAAGGATAAACGACCCGTCAAAGAACTGGAAGTTCTCGGCTGCCGACATCAAGGAGCGTGAGCATTGGGACGATTATATGGAGGCGTACGAAGAGGCCATCAGCGAGACCGCGACAGACGAGGCTCCTTGGTACATCATCCCGGCCGATAAAAAGTGGTTCACGCGTGTCGCCATATCCAGCATCATTATAGATACATTAAAAAGCCTCGACCTCAAATACCCGGTATTGCCCGACGAGGAAGCTAGCAAATTGCAGGAGGCCAAAGCGCAACTGGAGGCTGAATAG
- a CDS encoding penicillin-binding protein 1A, whose product MFKRVRNPILRYSLIFIYFVIIFFCAIEINFLGLFGYSPDMKDIKDPSLSVSSEVYTADSVLLAKFYKEDRSPIEYKDLSPNLVNALVATEDVRFYKHGGVDYYGFFTGVISTATGDRRGASTITQQLAKNLFQTRKKKAQGFVRHIPVLRTVVYKVKEWLTAFKIEHVYNKQQILTMYFNTVPFGNNSFGIKTAALKYFNKSTKEVTPAEAAVLIGMLKATTTYNPIRNPQKAVDRRNIVLAQMQKYGYLKTPAYDAAVKSPLGLDLSHVEEVGQSDSYLRRAVEKWLDKWLKANDYDLYEDGLKIYTTIDSKLQGYAEEAVAEKMKMLQRRFNNIWRGKNPWRDSKGNEIVDFIPKAEQRLPIYAMLKKRYNGDTTKINEYFNTPKKMKVFTWNGERDTTFSSLDSIKYYTKLLNTGMMTIEPSTGKIKVWIGGIDNKYFKYDHVNQAKRQAGSTFKPFAYVTAIDNGHTPCDKYTDKPVSIPYDEDGEKKTWEPKNADFNFSYREMSLRWAMGKSVNSITAQITQEVGWDKVVEYAHKCGIESPLKAVPSVSLGSNDVSVYEMVRAYSTFLNKGERIDPILVSKITDGDGKTLAEFDLKSTRVLSEETAWLMLYMFRGGMEEPGGTSQALWEYPILWKKNSNQIGGKTGTSSDYVDGWYMGITKDLVTGIWVGCDDRSVHFNSSESGEGSHTALPIFGAFMEKVYADPKSGYTYGPFPKPWSKITKEYMCPSPRIRIDTASATDSLTAPADSGIVPVPDTTANDQQ is encoded by the coding sequence ATGTTCAAACGTGTCCGCAATCCAATACTGCGTTACTCCCTTATATTCATATACTTTGTCATCATTTTTTTCTGTGCTATCGAGATCAACTTCCTCGGACTGTTCGGCTACTCGCCTGACATGAAGGACATCAAAGACCCAAGCCTCTCGGTCTCATCAGAAGTATATACCGCCGACAGTGTGTTGTTAGCCAAATTTTACAAAGAGGACCGTTCACCTATAGAGTATAAAGATCTATCGCCCAACCTGGTGAACGCTTTGGTAGCTACCGAGGACGTTCGCTTTTACAAACACGGCGGCGTTGATTATTATGGCTTTTTCACGGGTGTGATATCAACGGCAACAGGCGATCGCCGTGGTGCCAGTACCATTACGCAGCAATTGGCCAAGAACTTATTCCAAACGCGTAAAAAAAAGGCACAAGGTTTCGTACGTCATATCCCCGTACTACGCACTGTGGTATATAAGGTAAAAGAATGGCTTACGGCTTTTAAGATCGAGCATGTTTACAATAAGCAGCAGATCCTGACCATGTATTTTAACACGGTGCCTTTTGGCAATAACTCGTTCGGTATCAAGACCGCTGCCCTCAAGTACTTCAACAAAAGCACCAAGGAAGTAACACCTGCCGAAGCGGCCGTGCTGATCGGCATGCTGAAAGCTACCACCACTTACAACCCTATACGTAACCCACAAAAAGCTGTTGACCGCCGCAACATTGTACTGGCACAAATGCAGAAGTACGGTTACCTCAAAACCCCTGCTTATGACGCGGCGGTAAAAAGTCCGCTAGGCCTTGACCTGAGCCACGTGGAAGAGGTCGGTCAAAGCGATTCTTATCTACGTCGTGCGGTAGAGAAATGGCTGGACAAGTGGCTCAAAGCGAACGATTATGACCTTTATGAAGACGGTTTGAAGATCTATACCACTATCGACTCCAAGCTTCAAGGTTACGCTGAGGAGGCCGTTGCCGAAAAGATGAAGATGTTGCAGCGCCGGTTCAACAACATTTGGCGAGGCAAGAACCCTTGGCGCGACTCGAAGGGCAATGAGATCGTGGATTTTATACCGAAGGCTGAACAACGCCTGCCCATATATGCCATGCTAAAAAAGCGTTACAACGGCGACACCACCAAGATCAACGAATACTTTAATACGCCTAAAAAAATGAAAGTGTTCACCTGGAACGGTGAACGCGATACAACTTTCAGCAGCCTCGACTCCATTAAGTATTACACTAAATTACTCAACACCGGTATGATGACCATTGAACCATCCACCGGAAAGATCAAGGTTTGGATAGGCGGTATCGATAATAAATATTTTAAATACGACCACGTTAACCAGGCCAAAAGACAGGCAGGTTCAACTTTCAAGCCTTTTGCTTACGTGACCGCCATTGATAATGGACACACCCCTTGCGATAAGTATACCGACAAACCGGTGAGCATCCCTTATGATGAGGACGGCGAGAAAAAGACCTGGGAGCCTAAGAACGCTGACTTCAATTTCTCCTATCGTGAGATGTCGTTACGTTGGGCAATGGGCAAATCGGTGAACTCGATCACCGCGCAGATCACCCAGGAAGTGGGTTGGGATAAAGTAGTAGAATATGCTCACAAATGCGGCATCGAGAGCCCGTTGAAGGCCGTGCCTTCGGTATCGCTGGGTTCTAACGATGTGTCGGTGTACGAAATGGTAAGAGCCTACAGCACCTTTTTGAATAAGGGCGAACGCATTGACCCGATACTGGTGAGCAAGATCACCGATGGTGACGGAAAGACCTTAGCTGAGTTCGACCTGAAAAGCACGAGGGTACTGAGCGAAGAGACCGCGTGGTTGATGCTGTACATGTTCCGCGGTGGTATGGAAGAACCGGGCGGCACGTCGCAAGCCCTGTGGGAGTACCCTATCTTGTGGAAAAAGAACAGCAACCAGATCGGTGGCAAGACCGGTACCTCCTCAGATTATGTGGACGGCTGGTATATGGGTATCACTAAAGACCTGGTGACCGGTATTTGGGTAGGCTGCGATGACCGTAGCGTACACTTTAATTCGTCCGAATCGGGGGAAGGCTCGCACACGGCCCTACCGATCTTTGGAGCTTTCATGGAGAAGGTATACGCTGACCCTAAATCGGGCTACACTTATGGACCGTTCCCTAAGCCTTGGTCAAAGATCACCAAAGAATATATGTGTCCGTCGCCACGGATCAGGATCGATACAGCAAGCGCGACAGATAGCCTTACCGCCCCTGCCGACAGCGGCATCGTACCGGTACCAGATACCACGGCCAATGATCAGCAGTAA
- a CDS encoding basic secretory protein-like protein, which yields MRKFYLVISKVQRVCLLLALVISFCLFHNTANAQYFGQNKVRYKNLKFKVYKTPHFEIYYYMKNDSLLKRFAQESELWYTLHQQVFRDTFRKANPIILYAHHPDFQQTTALDGEISVGTGGVTEGLKNRVIMPIMETNQTTRHVLGHELVHAFQYHTLLGNDTTNMGNINNLPLWMIEGMAEYLSLGKKDAYTAMWMRDAYLNNDIPTIRDLTESSKYFPYRYGEAFWSYLGSTYGDTIIVPFFKNVSRFGLEYGIRRTFGYDDKTLSNLWKNSIINTYKPYLKDTVQFLPGRRVIDNKNSGEMNVAPAISPDGKYIAFLSEKDLFSIDLFLADARTGKVIKRLTSKTSNTHIDEFNFIESAGAWSPDGKKFAFSIFSGGRNRMLVVSVPNGRVLYNVSMGQAEQFGNLTWSPDGNHIAFQGLHEGNSDIYMYSFDTKKVTQLTNDKYSDYQPAFSRDGKKIAFTSDRTTYDASTSQTITFNLAELDLATGKVTDIKVFDGANNMNPQYSADGSQIYFLSNRDGFRNLYRYNRTSGSVDQMTDLFTGISGITEFSPALSVSANDDIVYSYYRSQKYALYNGKASDFKPRTVSAAETNFDAALLPPPRAVGVDLINSNLNNFLAYQRIPADSIQNIPYRPQFKLDYLASSGVGVGVGIGAGSYGAGLSSGIQGVFSDILGRNQIYAGASVNGEIYDFGAQVFYIKQQGRWNFGGGVSHIPYQLATYNVVPSTYNNGGQTIKAIEERFDIIRIFQDQASIFTAYPFSKTTRVEFGGGVSHNSYMVTRYSTYYDTLGRYIDYQRNRISNSKFNDDPYNNVGTLRPITLAQASVALVGDNSYFGIASPLQGFRYRIQAEYDYGTYRFFSPTIDLRKYVRIKPVTLAGRFNAFGRFGEDTGLYPYYIGYPFLIRGYESQTFYGRNSRNVSTNGFTIDQLSGSRVAVANFEVRIPFTGPEKLSAIKSKFLFSELNFFFDAGLAWNRGSKIKFQKAPDLISTTPVLDSKGAPVLGTDGQPLTTDVYDSTQRVPALSAGISLRVNLFGALILEPYYAIPFNRTDVKKPVFGLNFTPGW from the coding sequence ATGCGTAAATTTTACTTGGTCATAAGTAAAGTACAAAGAGTTTGCCTGTTACTTGCCCTCGTGATAAGCTTTTGCCTATTCCATAATACCGCAAATGCACAATACTTTGGTCAGAATAAGGTGCGGTATAAGAACTTGAAGTTCAAGGTATACAAAACACCTCACTTCGAGATCTATTACTACATGAAGAATGACAGCCTGCTCAAACGATTTGCGCAAGAGAGCGAGCTTTGGTACACGTTGCACCAGCAGGTGTTCCGTGATACGTTCCGCAAGGCTAACCCGATCATTCTCTATGCTCATCACCCCGATTTTCAGCAAACTACCGCGCTTGATGGCGAGATCAGCGTAGGTACCGGCGGTGTTACCGAGGGTTTGAAGAACCGCGTGATCATGCCGATCATGGAGACCAATCAAACCACCCGCCACGTATTAGGCCATGAGCTGGTGCACGCGTTCCAGTACCATACCTTGCTTGGTAACGATACCACTAACATGGGCAATATCAACAACCTGCCTTTGTGGATGATCGAAGGTATGGCCGAGTATCTGTCGTTAGGTAAAAAGGATGCCTATACGGCCATGTGGATGCGGGATGCTTACCTCAACAATGACATTCCCACCATACGCGACCTTACCGAAAGCAGCAAATATTTCCCTTATCGTTACGGTGAGGCGTTTTGGTCATACCTGGGCTCTACCTATGGCGATACCATCATCGTTCCGTTCTTCAAGAACGTGTCGCGATTCGGTTTAGAGTATGGCATTAGGCGCACCTTTGGTTACGATGATAAAACGTTATCGAACCTTTGGAAGAACTCGATCATTAACACCTACAAACCGTACCTGAAAGACACCGTCCAGTTCCTGCCGGGCAGGCGCGTGATCGACAACAAGAACTCAGGCGAGATGAACGTGGCTCCTGCCATTAGCCCTGACGGCAAGTACATCGCTTTCCTGTCTGAAAAGGACCTTTTCTCCATTGACCTCTTCCTGGCCGATGCCCGAACGGGCAAGGTGATCAAGCGGCTCACGAGCAAGACATCCAACACCCACATCGATGAGTTCAACTTTATCGAGTCGGCGGGTGCCTGGTCGCCGGATGGAAAGAAATTTGCGTTCAGTATATTCAGCGGGGGCCGCAACCGCATGCTGGTGGTATCTGTACCTAACGGGCGCGTGCTATACAATGTGTCAATGGGACAGGCCGAGCAATTTGGTAACCTGACCTGGTCGCCCGATGGCAACCACATCGCTTTCCAGGGCCTGCATGAGGGTAACAGCGATATTTACATGTACAGCTTCGACACCAAAAAGGTAACGCAGCTCACTAACGATAAGTACTCTGACTACCAGCCGGCCTTCTCGCGCGACGGTAAAAAGATCGCCTTTACATCAGACCGTACCACTTACGATGCCAGCACCTCACAAACCATCACCTTTAACCTGGCTGAGCTTGACCTGGCCACCGGCAAGGTGACCGACATCAAGGTGTTCGACGGGGCTAACAACATGAACCCGCAATACTCGGCAGATGGTTCGCAGATCTACTTTTTAAGTAACCGCGATGGCTTCCGCAACCTGTACCGTTACAACCGCACCAGTGGTAGTGTTGACCAGATGACCGACCTGTTCACCGGGATATCGGGTATCACGGAGTTCTCACCGGCGTTAAGCGTATCGGCAAATGACGACATTGTTTACTCTTACTATCGCTCTCAAAAATATGCGTTGTACAACGGCAAGGCATCTGACTTTAAGCCGCGTACGGTCAGTGCGGCGGAAACCAATTTTGATGCTGCTCTGCTGCCGCCACCGCGCGCGGTGGGTGTCGACCTCATCAACTCCAACCTAAATAACTTCCTGGCCTATCAACGCATACCGGCCGATTCGATACAGAACATTCCTTACCGCCCGCAGTTCAAACTGGATTACCTGGCCAGCAGCGGCGTGGGTGTTGGTGTGGGCATTGGCGCAGGCAGCTACGGCGCAGGCCTCTCTAGCGGTATACAAGGGGTGTTCAGCGATATATTGGGCCGCAACCAGATCTATGCAGGAGCCTCGGTGAACGGCGAGATCTACGATTTTGGCGCCCAGGTATTCTACATCAAGCAGCAGGGCCGCTGGAACTTTGGTGGAGGCGTGTCGCACATCCCTTACCAGTTGGCCACTTATAACGTGGTGCCAAGTACGTACAACAACGGCGGGCAGACCATCAAGGCCATTGAGGAACGCTTTGATATCATCCGTATCTTCCAGGATCAGGCGTCCATCTTTACGGCCTATCCATTCTCAAAGACCACCCGCGTAGAGTTCGGTGGCGGTGTATCGCACAACTCATACATGGTGACCCGTTACAGTACCTACTATGATACTCTGGGCCGTTACATCGACTATCAGCGCAACCGTATCTCCAACTCCAAATTTAACGATGACCCGTATAACAACGTAGGTACACTGAGGCCGATCACTTTGGCGCAGGCCAGCGTAGCGCTCGTGGGCGATAACTCTTACTTCGGTATCGCGTCGCCGTTACAGGGTTTCCGTTACCGTATACAGGCCGAGTATGATTACGGTACTTACCGCTTCTTCTCGCCTACCATCGATCTGCGCAAGTACGTGCGCATCAAACCGGTAACGCTTGCCGGGCGCTTTAATGCGTTTGGCCGCTTTGGGGAGGACACCGGGCTGTACCCGTATTACATCGGCTATCCGTTCCTGATCAGGGGATATGAAAGCCAGACCTTTTACGGCCGCAACAGCCGCAATGTCTCTACTAATGGTTTTACTATCGATCAGCTTTCGGGCTCAAGGGTGGCAGTGGCCAACTTTGAGGTGCGTATACCATTCACCGGACCAGAGAAGTTATCGGCCATCAAATCGAAATTCTTGTTCAGCGAGCTCAACTTCTTCTTTGATGCGGGTTTGGCCTGGAACCGCGGCAGCAAGATAAAGTTCCAGAAAGCTCCAGACCTGATCAGCACCACGCCGGTGTTGGATAGCAAGGGGGCTCCTGTTTTAGGCACCGACGGTCAACCACTCACCACCGACGTGTATGACAGCACCCAACGTGTGCCTGCCCTAAGTGCCGGTATCTCATTAAGAGTTAACCTGTTCGGAGCGCTCATATTGGAGCCATATTATGCCATACCGTTCAATCGTACCGATGTCAAGAAACCGGTATTCGGCCTGAACTTTACCCCGGGCTGGTAA
- a CDS encoding fasciclin domain-containing protein has product MKRSLLFFALCAGIFTAKAQTTPPANTPTPTKGSSFQDSVRAEQAVAKTVMINGAPMNTAMDFIENLTQSKSFTTFLAAARAANMVGTFKSRGPLTLFVPPDSIFKKQLGYRYDTLMAPNHKYDLINLLSYHAVAGKFYAKDLAKLIKQGNGEASLLTLSGSKLTARMDANRNIVLYDETGGQSTVAQINIEQSNGLIHTVTRVLIPKNKAL; this is encoded by the coding sequence ATGAAAAGATCATTATTATTCTTCGCCCTTTGTGCCGGCATATTTACGGCTAAGGCGCAAACCACACCACCTGCCAACACTCCCACTCCTACAAAAGGTTCATCGTTCCAGGATTCGGTACGGGCCGAGCAGGCCGTGGCTAAAACGGTGATGATCAATGGTGCGCCCATGAATACGGCCATGGACTTTATCGAGAACCTGACACAATCAAAAAGCTTCACTACCTTTTTGGCGGCAGCACGAGCGGCCAATATGGTTGGTACTTTTAAAAGCAGAGGACCGTTGACACTTTTCGTGCCTCCAGATAGCATATTTAAAAAGCAACTCGGCTATCGATATGATACCCTGATGGCGCCAAACCATAAATATGATCTGATCAACTTGCTAAGCTACCATGCTGTGGCCGGTAAGTTCTATGCCAAGGATCTGGCCAAATTGATCAAGCAGGGTAATGGTGAAGCAAGCTTGCTCACCTTATCGGGCAGTAAGCTTACCGCACGCATGGATGCCAACCGCAACATCGTATTGTATGACGAGACCGGCGGCCAAAGCACCGTTGCCCAGATCAACATCGAACAAAGCAATGGCCTTATACATACCGTTACGCGTGTACTGATACCCAAGAACAAGGCGCTGTGA
- a CDS encoding GIY-YIG nuclease family protein encodes MKQFIYIITDRNRTNLHVGLCSDMMKTMQFYRDMPTLFFDKAQQLNRLVYFEEINTEEQAMERFKYLSTFTRIQKERLIRSVNADWIDLTIGLKLESNMRTRPYLRPSLATAKRPIAI; translated from the coding sequence ATGAAACAGTTCATCTATATCATAACCGATCGTAACCGTACCAATCTGCATGTTGGCCTATGCTCAGACATGATGAAGACCATGCAGTTCTACCGTGATATGCCCACCTTATTCTTTGACAAGGCGCAACAACTAAATAGATTAGTATATTTTGAGGAGATCAATACCGAGGAACAGGCTATGGAGCGCTTTAAATACCTGAGCACTTTCACCCGTATACAAAAGGAAAGGCTGATCAGGTCAGTGAATGCTGATTGGATCGATCTGACCATTGGCCTGAAGCTGGAAAGTAATATGCGTACGCGCCCGTACCTGAGGCCGTCATTAGCCACTGCTAAACGCCCGATAGCTATTTAA
- a CDS encoding XRE family transcriptional regulator, which yields MSIISSNIKFLRKKKGLTQQQFADEIGIKRSLVGAYEEDRADPKYDLLKKIAAYFEVSIDDFINETINEKWAPKPKGNPANLRILSITVDKEDNENIEMVPVKASAGYMNGYADPEYVAKLPKFHLPMFTQGTFRAFEIKGDSMLPLPSGTIIIGEYVENWADIKAGETYVVVSKNEGVVYKRIGSRYRDNKKLKLISDNPVYEPYEVSGEDILEIWKAKAFLSTQLPAPTPEPSIENLTSMMAEMQRSISKLQSNN from the coding sequence ATGTCAATTATTTCATCGAATATTAAATTCCTCAGAAAGAAGAAAGGCCTTACCCAACAGCAGTTTGCTGACGAAATAGGCATAAAAAGGTCATTAGTGGGCGCATATGAAGAAGATCGTGCCGATCCAAAATATGATCTGCTAAAAAAAATAGCAGCATATTTTGAGGTCAGTATCGATGATTTTATCAATGAGACCATCAATGAAAAATGGGCGCCTAAACCAAAAGGTAACCCTGCCAACCTGAGGATATTAAGTATAACGGTAGATAAAGAGGATAACGAGAACATCGAGATGGTACCGGTAAAGGCCAGCGCCGGATACATGAACGGTTACGCCGATCCGGAGTATGTGGCTAAGTTGCCTAAGTTCCATTTGCCTATGTTCACACAAGGCACCTTCCGTGCTTTTGAGATCAAAGGCGATTCGATGCTGCCGCTGCCATCGGGTACGATCATTATAGGTGAGTATGTGGAGAACTGGGCCGACATTAAGGCCGGTGAGACCTATGTAGTAGTATCCAAAAATGAAGGGGTGGTATATAAACGTATAGGCAGCCGATACCGCGATAATAAGAAGTTGAAACTGATATCAGACAACCCGGTATATGAGCCTTACGAAGTGAGTGGCGAGGACATACTGGAGATATGGAAAGCCAAGGCGTTCCTGTCTACCCAACTGCCGGCCCCTACTCCTGAACCAAGCATCGAGAACCTGACTAGTATGATGGCCGAGATGCAGCGTTCGATATCGAAATTGCAAAGCAACAATTAA
- a CDS encoding aminotransferase class I/II-fold pyridoxal phosphate-dependent enzyme, with amino-acid sequence MSAHDLIRQKLEQREQAGSYRKLRTAGTLIDLCSNDYLGFARSAELKAMVEEEIVRNPDQGNGSGGSRLLSGNTAYTEELEQWIATYHQSDAGLLFNSGYDANLGLLSSVPQRGDTVLHDALAHASIIDGIRLSHSTRQSFAHNDLADLEHKLRSAKGNIFIVLESVYSMDGDLAPLTHLARLSRAYNAALIVDEAHAVGVLGKGLVNELELHDQVFARVVTFGKALGCHGAIVLGSNDLRNYLINFARSFIYTTAAPFHQLATIKMAYQLLNSAEGFARTAALQQIATLYDQLMIGTSSDAYTSAIRTLIIGGNEETKHAADQLQQAGFDVRAILSPTVAAGSERLRICLHQYNTEEQILALVAQLKLLQDAR; translated from the coding sequence TTGAGCGCACACGACCTGATAAGGCAAAAACTGGAGCAGCGGGAACAAGCTGGCTCATACCGGAAGCTGCGAACCGCCGGCACCCTGATCGATCTTTGCTCTAACGATTACCTGGGCTTCGCCCGCTCGGCCGAACTGAAAGCTATGGTTGAGGAAGAGATAGTGCGGAACCCTGACCAAGGCAATGGTTCAGGAGGCTCAAGGCTCTTATCGGGTAACACAGCTTATACCGAAGAACTGGAACAGTGGATAGCCACTTATCATCAATCTGATGCAGGCCTCCTGTTTAATTCAGGTTACGATGCTAACCTGGGTTTGCTATCATCCGTACCGCAACGCGGCGATACCGTACTGCACGACGCGCTTGCCCACGCTTCCATCATCGACGGTATACGCCTGAGCCATTCTACCCGCCAAAGCTTTGCGCATAATGACCTGGCAGATCTAGAGCATAAACTCCGGTCGGCCAAAGGCAACATTTTTATAGTGTTAGAAAGCGTGTACTCCATGGATGGCGACCTTGCCCCTCTCACACACCTCGCACGACTTTCTCGGGCCTACAACGCCGCACTTATTGTTGATGAGGCACATGCCGTCGGGGTTTTAGGCAAAGGCTTGGTCAACGAACTCGAATTACACGACCAGGTATTTGCCCGGGTAGTGACCTTTGGTAAAGCTTTAGGTTGCCACGGGGCCATTGTGTTAGGAAGCAATGACCTGCGCAATTACCTTATCAATTTTGCCCGGTCGTTCATTTACACCACCGCCGCTCCTTTCCATCAACTGGCCACCATTAAAATGGCTTACCAACTGCTTAATAGCGCGGAAGGATTCGCACGGACAGCCGCTTTGCAGCAAATAGCGACACTTTACGACCAGTTAATGATCGGTACAAGCTCGGATGCTTACACCAGCGCCATACGCACGCTGATCATTGGTGGCAATGAAGAGACCAAACATGCTGCCGACCAATTACAACAGGCCGGCTTTGATGTACGCGCCATACTAAGCCCAACCGTAGCCGCCGGCAGCGAACGTCTACGCATCTGCCTGCATCAGTACAATACCGAAGAGCAGATCCTGGCCTTGGTGGCCCAATTAAAACTATTACAAGATGCAAGATAA